The following proteins are encoded in a genomic region of Actinomadura sp. NAK00032:
- a CDS encoding prolyl oligopeptidase family serine peptidase translates to MTARATLPYGSWPSPISAADVARARLRLSFPTVAGDDVWWQETRPEEDGRATVIHLKGGHRTELLQAPWNARTRVHEYGGRSYLPIRTGQGWSIVFANYDDQRLHRLDEGDPKPYPLTPEPAVPAGLRYADLVLSPDGTEIWCVCEGHIAAPAAEPAPAAEGEEGEAPPAEEPATTGIRRAIVAVPLDGRAAGDAGAIRELVTGAQFYANPVPSPGGGHLAWVQWNHPRMPWDGTEVRVAALEDGRTVAPRTVKGGLKESALAPLWRDDESLYVISDWPGWWNIYQVGLHGESPQALYPAEEEFAAPLWQLGGMPYALLGDGRLAVLHGEGDMRLGVYDPETLDLVDLEVPYEHWATELSADGTTIVGIAGGPDLPPSVVRVDTTTGRVEGLRRELAELPDVAYLSKPRAERLEGPFGRPVHAYVFPPTNPEAAAPEGELPPYVVFVHGGPTGRVTKVLDLERAYFTSRGIGVIDVNYGGSSGYGRAYRERLRRQWGVVDVEDAVAAAQALVDGGIADPARLAIRGGSAGGWTTLAAITQTDVFKAATSYFGISDLQSFAEATHDFESHYLFGLIGPLPGFERAYEERSPLGHADKTACPVLLLQGLNDPVVPPDQSERFALALREKKTPHAYLTFEGESHGFRKAATVIRSLEAELAFYGQTLGFEPRGVEPINLTAG, encoded by the coding sequence ATGACCGCTCGTGCGACCCTCCCCTACGGCTCCTGGCCCTCCCCCATCTCCGCGGCCGATGTCGCCCGCGCCCGGCTGCGCCTCAGTTTCCCCACCGTCGCGGGCGATGACGTCTGGTGGCAGGAGACCCGCCCCGAGGAGGACGGACGGGCCACGGTCATCCATCTCAAGGGCGGGCACCGCACGGAGCTGCTGCAGGCGCCGTGGAACGCCCGTACCCGCGTCCACGAGTACGGGGGACGGTCGTACCTGCCGATCCGCACCGGGCAGGGCTGGTCGATCGTCTTCGCCAACTACGACGACCAGCGGCTCCACCGGCTCGACGAGGGCGACCCCAAGCCCTACCCGCTGACGCCGGAGCCGGCCGTCCCGGCGGGGCTGCGCTACGCCGACCTCGTCCTGTCCCCGGACGGGACGGAGATCTGGTGCGTCTGCGAGGGCCACATAGCCGCGCCTGCGGCGGAACCCGCCCCCGCCGCCGAAGGCGAGGAGGGCGAGGCGCCGCCGGCGGAGGAGCCCGCCACCACGGGCATCAGGCGGGCCATCGTCGCCGTGCCGCTGGACGGCCGCGCCGCCGGCGACGCGGGCGCCATCCGCGAGCTGGTCACCGGGGCGCAGTTCTACGCCAACCCCGTCCCGTCGCCGGGCGGCGGGCACCTCGCGTGGGTGCAGTGGAACCACCCCCGCATGCCCTGGGACGGCACCGAGGTGCGCGTGGCTGCGCTGGAGGACGGTCGTACGGTCGCGCCCCGCACCGTCAAGGGCGGCCTCAAGGAGTCGGCCCTGGCGCCGCTGTGGCGCGACGACGAGTCCCTGTACGTCATCTCCGACTGGCCCGGCTGGTGGAACATCTACCAGGTCGGCCTGCACGGCGAGTCCCCGCAGGCCCTCTACCCGGCCGAGGAGGAGTTCGCCGCCCCGCTGTGGCAGCTCGGCGGGATGCCGTACGCGCTGCTGGGCGACGGGCGCCTCGCCGTCCTGCACGGCGAGGGCGACATGCGCCTCGGCGTCTACGACCCCGAGACGCTCGACCTCGTCGATCTGGAGGTCCCCTACGAGCACTGGGCGACCGAGCTGTCCGCGGACGGGACGACGATCGTCGGCATCGCCGGCGGCCCCGACCTGCCGCCGTCCGTCGTCCGCGTCGACACCACGACCGGGCGCGTGGAGGGGCTGCGCCGCGAGCTGGCCGAGCTGCCGGACGTCGCGTACCTGTCGAAGCCGCGCGCCGAGCGCCTGGAGGGGCCGTTCGGGCGTCCCGTCCACGCCTACGTGTTCCCGCCGACCAACCCGGAGGCCGCCGCGCCCGAGGGCGAGCTGCCGCCGTACGTCGTGTTCGTGCACGGCGGGCCCACCGGCCGGGTCACCAAGGTGCTCGACCTGGAGCGCGCCTACTTCACCAGCCGCGGCATCGGCGTCATCGACGTCAACTACGGCGGATCCAGCGGCTACGGCCGCGCCTACCGCGAACGGCTGCGCCGCCAGTGGGGCGTGGTCGACGTAGAGGACGCCGTAGCCGCGGCCCAGGCGCTCGTAGACGGCGGAATAGCCGACCCCGCACGTCTGGCCATCCGGGGCGGCTCCGCGGGCGGCTGGACGACGCTGGCGGCGATCACGCAGACCGACGTGTTCAAGGCCGCGACGTCCTACTTCGGCATCAGCGACCTGCAGAGCTTCGCCGAGGCCACCCACGACTTCGAGTCGCACTACCTGTTCGGCCTCATCGGCCCCCTGCCCGGCTTCGAGCGCGCCTACGAGGAGCGCTCACCGCTCGGGCACGCCGACAAGACCGCCTGCCCCGTCCTGCTCCTGCAGGGCCTCAACGACCCGGTGGTGCCGCCGGACCAGTCCGAGCGGTTCGCGCTGGCGCTGCGCGAGAAGAAGACGCCGCACGCCTACCTCACGTTCGAGGGCGAGTCCCACGGCTTCCGCAAGGCCGCCACGGTCATCCGCAGCCTGGAGGCCGAGCTCGCCTTCTACGGGCAGACCCTCGGCTTCGAGCCCCGCGGCGTGGAGCCCATCAACCTCACCGCGGGCTGA